The following are encoded together in the Spirosoma oryzicola genome:
- a CDS encoding FkbM family methyltransferase gives MNVYRKLRRFVAKQLGYLAAKMEPFSSQDDLSKFKGYYSDAVEDASTIRLTRNGHTITLRKASSDLMVFEQLFIYKEYSELVDLIRLNKISIRTVIDLGANIGLATIYLRENFPDATFICAEPDERNFESLQANLSGYGKTVLYQKAIWSTQKNIYLNRNFRDGKDWAIAVSNNKSGSYAEVNTMTIDEIILHNNLDEIDLIKIDIEGAEAELFKVSEQNDFLDKVKVIAIEIHNEFNVRDSIISQLINHNFLLVESKQTLVAISASCIQNSMNHVTNNQSVI, from the coding sequence ATGAACGTCTACCGTAAACTGCGAAGGTTCGTAGCTAAACAACTTGGATATCTGGCAGCTAAAATGGAGCCTTTTTCGAGCCAAGATGATTTATCAAAATTTAAGGGGTACTATTCTGATGCCGTTGAGGATGCGTCAACTATTCGATTGACTAGGAATGGCCATACCATAACGCTACGAAAAGCATCAAGCGACTTGATGGTGTTTGAGCAACTTTTTATTTACAAAGAGTACTCGGAGTTAGTTGACTTAATACGATTAAATAAAATTTCGATAAGAACGGTAATAGATTTAGGTGCCAACATAGGGTTAGCTACAATCTATTTGAGGGAAAATTTTCCAGACGCCACATTCATATGTGCCGAACCCGACGAACGAAACTTTGAGTCTCTTCAAGCGAATTTATCAGGTTATGGTAAGACTGTACTGTATCAAAAAGCTATATGGAGTACACAAAAAAATATTTACCTCAACAGAAATTTTAGGGATGGCAAAGATTGGGCAATCGCCGTATCTAATAACAAGTCTGGCTCCTACGCAGAAGTGAATACAATGACAATTGACGAAATCATTCTGCATAACAATCTAGACGAGATCGATTTAATAAAGATAGATATAGAAGGTGCTGAAGCTGAGTTGTTTAAGGTGAGTGAACAAAATGATTTTCTCGATAAAGTGAAGGTAATAGCGATAGAAATACATAATGAGTTCAATGTAAGAGACAGCATTATATCGCAACTGATAAATCATAACTTTCTTTTGGTTGAGTCCAAACAGACCTTGGTTGCTATCAGCGCTAGCTGTATACAGAACAGCATGAACCATGTGACAAACAATCAGTCTGTTATTTAA
- a CDS encoding polysaccharide ABC transporter ATP-binding protein translates to MKPIIKVENVSKQYRLGAIGTGTIRDDVQRWWHRVRGKEDPFLKVGDTNDRSTKANSDYVWALKDINFEVMPGEVLGIIGKNGAGKSTLLKILSKVTGPTTGRIDFNGRIGSLLEVGTGFHPDLTGRENIFLNGAILGMTKREIRSKLDEIIDFSGCERYIDTPVKRYSSGMTVRLGFAVAAHLDPEILIIDEVLAVGDDEFQKKAIGKMQEVSRNEGRTVLFVSHSMGAVKALCNRIVIISNGTVGFVGNVDESINKYLENQDRNRGNVWMRNKRSGKLKNSKLSILRVEQSLTNRILSLDIDYVSNDMHKDAFVAVDIVNQQGVALMQALPTLRKLIPYSAQTNRFFITIDLPKLIPGEYFTNIWIGSHNTETLDWVEFATSFTIYSSPTEGRTFPHTADHGYIVPDSKLIVHQSSPQIVS, encoded by the coding sequence ATGAAACCAATTATTAAAGTAGAAAATGTGTCTAAACAGTATCGGCTGGGTGCAATTGGAACCGGAACCATACGCGATGATGTACAGCGATGGTGGCACCGCGTCCGGGGAAAGGAAGACCCATTTCTAAAAGTAGGTGATACCAATGACCGAAGTACGAAAGCTAACAGTGACTACGTCTGGGCGTTGAAAGACATCAATTTCGAGGTAATGCCCGGCGAAGTGCTCGGCATCATTGGCAAGAATGGAGCGGGTAAATCGACGCTGCTTAAAATACTTTCGAAGGTAACCGGGCCAACTACCGGTCGTATTGACTTTAATGGCCGTATCGGTAGCCTGCTTGAAGTGGGCACCGGTTTTCATCCTGATCTGACTGGACGCGAAAATATATTTTTGAATGGAGCTATTCTTGGCATGACCAAGCGGGAAATCCGCTCTAAACTTGACGAAATCATCGACTTTTCGGGTTGCGAACGTTACATCGACACTCCCGTCAAGCGTTATTCGAGTGGAATGACCGTTCGTTTAGGCTTTGCCGTAGCCGCCCACCTCGACCCCGAGATTCTGATTATAGACGAAGTTCTGGCTGTTGGGGATGATGAGTTTCAAAAAAAAGCGATTGGCAAGATGCAGGAGGTAAGCCGCAATGAGGGGAGAACGGTATTGTTCGTAAGCCACAGCATGGGAGCGGTAAAAGCTTTGTGCAACCGAATAGTTATTATTAGTAACGGAACTGTTGGTTTCGTTGGGAATGTCGATGAAAGCATCAATAAATACCTTGAGAATCAGGATAGAAACAGAGGAAATGTGTGGATGCGGAATAAAAGAAGTGGTAAGCTAAAAAACAGTAAACTTAGTATTCTTCGGGTAGAGCAAAGTTTAACCAACCGTATCCTTTCGCTAGACATAGACTATGTCAGTAACGATATGCATAAAGATGCTTTTGTGGCGGTTGATATAGTCAATCAGCAGGGAGTAGCCTTAATGCAAGCATTGCCTACACTGAGAAAATTGATTCCATATTCAGCGCAAACAAATAGATTTTTTATCACCATTGATTTGCCTAAACTAATTCCCGGTGAATATTTTACAAACATCTGGATTGGTAGCCATAATACGGAGACACTGGATTGGGTTGAATTTGCTACATCATTTACAATATACAGTTCACCAACTGAGGGCAGAACATTTCCGCATACAGCCGATCACGGTTATATCGTACCCGACTCCAAATTGATAGTACACCAGAGTAGCCCCCAGATTGTATCATGA
- a CDS encoding ABC transporter permease — protein MMRQSMADMNADKPVYAHSITPQRSLLDLRLAEIWQYRDLLLLFVRRDFVAKYKQTILGPIWFFIQPIFQTAVLAIVFGGMANLSTDGVPPILFYLAGITAWNYFSNCLRTTSNTFTANASLFGKVYFPRAVTPLSIVISNLIQFGIGLLLFLLIYAFYASDGSPLQPNRVLLLLPLLIVIMGAMGLGLGMLVSAMTTRYRDLQYLVEFGVQLLMYATPVIIPLSAIPEKYRLLMLINPMTGVIETFKYGFFGTGTFSWGSLGYSIGFTVISFLLGLMVFNRTEKNFMDVV, from the coding sequence ATGATGCGGCAATCAATGGCTGATATGAACGCTGATAAACCAGTTTACGCTCATTCCATTACGCCCCAGCGCAGCTTACTCGACTTGCGTTTGGCTGAAATCTGGCAATACCGTGATCTGCTGTTGCTGTTCGTCCGACGCGATTTCGTGGCGAAATACAAGCAGACGATTTTAGGACCTATTTGGTTTTTCATTCAGCCCATTTTTCAGACGGCTGTTTTAGCTATCGTTTTTGGCGGTATGGCTAACCTTTCGACCGATGGTGTTCCCCCGATTTTGTTCTACCTGGCGGGAATAACAGCTTGGAACTACTTTTCTAACTGTTTACGAACCACTTCGAATACGTTTACAGCCAATGCATCTCTCTTCGGAAAGGTATACTTTCCGAGAGCCGTAACCCCCTTATCCATTGTGATCAGTAACCTGATTCAATTCGGTATTGGTCTTTTGTTGTTCCTTCTGATCTATGCATTCTACGCATCTGATGGCAGTCCGTTACAACCCAACAGAGTCCTGTTGTTGTTGCCCCTACTTATTGTGATCATGGGCGCAATGGGTCTGGGTTTAGGGATGCTGGTTTCGGCCATGACGACCCGTTACCGCGATCTGCAATACTTGGTAGAATTTGGCGTGCAATTGCTGATGTATGCAACACCAGTTATTATTCCCTTATCGGCTATTCCTGAAAAATACAGGCTCCTCATGCTGATCAATCCAATGACTGGAGTCATTGAAACGTTTAAATACGGCTTTTTTGGGACCGGAACGTTTTCCTGGGGCTCACTCGGTTACTCCATTGGTTTTACCGTAATCTCTTTTCTACTCGGACTGATGGTATTTAATCGAACTGAGAAAAATTTCATGGATGTCGTATAA
- a CDS encoding Gfo/Idh/MocA family oxidoreductase: MHTFALIGAAGFIAPRHLKAIKDTGNQLVTAFDKFDSVGIMDSYFPAAEFFTEFERFDRHIDKLHRSGQGVDFMSICSPNYLHDAHIRFGLRNGANVICEKPLVLNPWNIDGLAEMEAETGKQVNNILQLRLHPSIIALKERVCNGPADKIYDLDLAYITCRGKWYNISWKGDPAKSGGIATNIGVHFFDMLTWIFGPVKLNRVHVHEENTAAGYLELAKARVRWFLSTDYDNLPEAVKVANKSTFRSLQLEGEEIEFSDGFTDLHTKSYENILAGKGFGLAEAYPSIDIVHNIRNASLARLSSDYHPMARKQRLLVGYDAAING; encoded by the coding sequence ATGCACACTTTTGCCCTGATTGGTGCGGCAGGCTTTATTGCTCCCCGCCATCTCAAAGCCATCAAGGATACTGGCAATCAACTGGTTACAGCCTTCGATAAGTTTGATTCGGTCGGCATCATGGATAGTTATTTTCCAGCAGCTGAGTTTTTTACCGAATTCGAACGATTCGACAGGCACATTGATAAACTACACAGATCGGGTCAAGGGGTTGATTTCATGAGTATTTGCAGTCCTAACTACCTGCACGATGCACATATCCGGTTTGGGCTAAGAAACGGAGCTAACGTTATTTGTGAAAAACCGTTGGTATTAAATCCGTGGAACATTGATGGACTGGCCGAAATGGAAGCCGAAACTGGCAAGCAGGTCAATAACATTCTGCAATTGCGGTTGCACCCAAGCATCATAGCGCTCAAAGAACGGGTGTGTAACGGACCAGCCGACAAGATATATGATCTGGATTTGGCTTACATAACCTGTCGTGGCAAATGGTACAACATTAGCTGGAAAGGAGATCCGGCAAAATCGGGCGGTATAGCTACCAACATTGGGGTGCATTTTTTTGACATGCTTACGTGGATTTTTGGGCCGGTTAAATTAAACCGTGTTCACGTTCACGAGGAAAACACGGCCGCTGGGTATCTAGAGCTGGCTAAAGCACGGGTTCGCTGGTTTCTGAGCACCGACTACGATAACCTGCCCGAAGCCGTGAAAGTTGCCAATAAAAGCACGTTTCGTTCGCTCCAACTGGAAGGTGAAGAAATCGAATTTAGCGACGGATTTACGGATCTACATACGAAGAGTTATGAAAATATTCTGGCGGGAAAAGGCTTTGGATTGGCCGAAGCTTACCCTTCCATTGATATCGTACATAACATCCGGAATGCCAGTCTTGCCCGGTTAAGCAGTGATTACCATCCGATGGCGCGTAAACAACGTTTGCTAGTCGGCTATGATGCGGCAATCAATGGCTGA